In Streptomyces capitiformicae, one genomic interval encodes:
- a CDS encoding vanadium-dependent haloperoxidase, with product MHPAPRPHRPRRPRPSRSTRRTLAVGLAAATLAALPWAAEATQDRTSAAPSAHPHTPGSEVISDWSSVATAVVGKDAKRPTSEPFIFYGIMSTAVYNAVVGIEGRYTPYKWHPREARGPRHASSEAAAATAARRVLLTYFPKSRKRIDTAYAASLAKIPDGPAEDKGVRFGERAAAHIVELRKDDGRDVKIAFDKKPAPGVWRPSPPNNGVFTNIWLGRTRPLVADSPDQFMPAPPPALTSKQYARDLAEVKAVGGKKSKVRTAWQTETARFFADSLPQQFQAAYRGYATRHKLDIVDAARLFAAAGAATADASITTWNSKYTHALWRPITAIRLADTDGNPATKPDRTWESLLNTPPYPEYIGGHCANDGAVMAVLDRLTGGDIDFRISSAATDTTRTYTSSADFNRDVINARVWGGVHFRTADIVGNRVGREIGEWTLDHYFKPVE from the coding sequence ATGCACCCAGCACCACGGCCCCACCGGCCCCGCAGACCCCGACCTTCCCGCAGCACCCGCCGTACCCTCGCCGTCGGCCTCGCGGCCGCCACCCTCGCCGCCCTTCCCTGGGCGGCCGAGGCCACCCAGGACCGGACGTCGGCGGCGCCCTCGGCGCATCCGCACACACCGGGGTCCGAAGTGATCAGCGACTGGAGCAGCGTCGCCACCGCCGTGGTCGGCAAGGACGCCAAGCGCCCGACATCCGAGCCGTTCATCTTCTACGGCATCATGTCGACCGCCGTGTACAACGCGGTCGTGGGCATCGAGGGCCGCTACACCCCGTACAAGTGGCACCCCCGCGAGGCCCGCGGCCCCCGCCACGCCTCCTCCGAGGCCGCCGCCGCGACCGCCGCGCGCCGCGTCCTGCTGACCTACTTCCCCAAGTCGCGGAAACGGATCGACACCGCGTACGCCGCGTCGCTCGCGAAGATCCCCGACGGGCCTGCCGAGGACAAGGGCGTCCGCTTCGGCGAGCGGGCCGCCGCGCACATCGTCGAACTCCGGAAGGACGACGGGCGGGACGTCAAGATCGCGTTCGACAAGAAGCCCGCCCCCGGTGTCTGGCGACCCTCCCCGCCGAACAACGGCGTCTTCACCAACATCTGGCTGGGGAGGACGCGGCCGCTGGTCGCCGACTCGCCCGACCAGTTCATGCCGGCCCCGCCGCCCGCGCTGACCTCGAAGCAGTACGCCCGGGACCTCGCCGAGGTGAAGGCGGTGGGCGGGAAGAAGAGCAAGGTGCGGACCGCCTGGCAGACCGAGACCGCGCGCTTCTTCGCCGACTCGCTGCCGCAGCAGTTCCAGGCCGCCTACCGCGGCTACGCCACCCGGCACAAGCTGGACATCGTCGACGCGGCCCGCTTGTTCGCCGCCGCCGGCGCGGCCACCGCCGACGCGTCGATCACCACCTGGAACTCCAAGTACACCCACGCCCTGTGGCGCCCCATCACCGCGATCCGGCTGGCCGACACCGACGGCAACCCCGCCACCAAGCCCGACCGCACTTGGGAGTCACTGCTCAACACCCCGCCGTACCCGGAGTACATCGGCGGCCACTGCGCCAACGACGGGGCCGTCATGGCCGTACTCGACCGCCTCACCGGCGGCGACATCGACTTCCGCATCTCGTCGGCCGCAACGGACACCACCCGCACGTACACCAGCTCGGCCGACTTCAACCGCGACGTGATCAACGCCCGTGTCTGGGGCGGCGTCCACTTCCGCACCGCCGACATCGTCGGCAACCGAGTCGGCCGCGAAATCGGCGAATGGACCCTGGACCACTACTTCAAGCCGGTCGAATGA
- a CDS encoding thioesterase domain-containing protein: MGLVNDPDATEDAAKEPCNDICDLGATSLTTMRLVVTIKQRYGVNIPIAGVLETPTVADLARRLSSAHAVPVFDPLVPIRPGGGRRPLFLVHPMGGNVLCYLPFARHLPADQPLYALQAAGADPATEPLRSMEALAASYIEALRRVQPQGPYRIGGWSFGGYVAFEMARQLTAAGEEVTDLFVLDTTAVTPGERHHHTEDELLVWFFWEMLLLERGGRSPIETIPPHRTTLTEKFEYIAELAVAEGVLPAGTSSAVVRRLFDVYAAHWTAALDYRPTRLPLDLILLRATEPFPQELRPMHDAMGTQYNDRTNGWHHLVDGHVEVLPVPGDHLTLMEEPHVKTTAETLLTATRRSD, from the coding sequence CTGGGCCTTGTCAACGACCCCGACGCGACCGAGGACGCCGCCAAGGAGCCATGTAACGACATCTGCGACCTCGGCGCCACCTCACTGACGACGATGCGGCTGGTGGTGACGATCAAGCAGCGGTACGGCGTCAACATCCCGATCGCCGGCGTCCTGGAGACACCCACCGTCGCGGACCTGGCCCGGCGGCTGAGCTCGGCCCACGCGGTACCCGTCTTCGACCCGCTGGTCCCGATCCGGCCCGGCGGCGGCAGACGCCCGCTGTTCCTGGTCCACCCCATGGGCGGCAACGTCCTGTGCTACCTGCCCTTCGCCCGGCACCTCCCCGCCGACCAGCCGCTGTACGCCCTCCAGGCCGCCGGCGCCGACCCGGCCACCGAGCCGCTGAGATCCATGGAGGCACTGGCCGCGAGCTACATCGAGGCCCTGCGCCGCGTGCAGCCGCAGGGGCCGTACCGTATCGGTGGCTGGTCCTTCGGCGGTTACGTGGCCTTCGAGATGGCCCGCCAACTGACCGCGGCGGGCGAGGAGGTCACCGACCTGTTCGTCCTCGACACCACGGCGGTCACCCCCGGCGAACGCCACCACCACACCGAGGACGAACTCCTCGTCTGGTTCTTCTGGGAAATGCTCCTCCTCGAACGCGGCGGCCGCTCCCCGATCGAGACCATCCCACCCCACCGCACGACCCTGACCGAGAAGTTCGAGTACATCGCCGAACTGGCCGTTGCGGAGGGCGTCCTGCCCGCAGGCACGTCATCCGCCGTCGTCCGCCGCCTCTTCGACGTCTACGCCGCCCACTGGACAGCCGCCCTCGACTATCGCCCCACCCGCCTCCCCCTGGACCTCATCCTCCTCCGAGCCACCGAGCCCTTCCCCCAGGAACTCCGTCCCATGCACGACGCCATGGGCACCCAGTACAACGACAGGACGAACGGCTGGCACCACCTGGTCGACGGCCACGTCGAGGTCCTCCCCGTCCCGGGCGACCACCTCACCCTCATGGAGGAACCCCATGTGAAGACCACGGCCGAGACGCTCCTGACGGCGACGCGCCGAAGCGACTAG
- a CDS encoding ABC transporter permease codes for MAGTDNRIDIRNDDSPSAGESQDPNGLAGLEAGLDALESVQAGRTPLRQTLMRKVLPPLTAVALVLVVWQLLVWAEIAPGYQLPAPSAVWDEVRDAWLQGTLLDYIWTSASRGLLGFLMALAIGTPLGLLVARLGFVRAAIGPILSGLQSLPSVAWVPPAVIWLGLNDSMMYAVILLGAVPSIANGLVAGIDQIPPLFLRAGRTLGATGLREAWHIVMPGALPGYLAGLKQGWAFSWRSLMAAEIIASSPDLGVGLGQLLENGRTNSSMSQVFLAIFLILLVGIAIDLLIFSPLERWVLRGRGLLVTR; via the coding sequence ATGGCCGGCACTGACAACCGCATCGACATCAGGAACGACGACTCCCCGTCAGCCGGGGAGTCCCAGGACCCGAACGGTCTGGCCGGCCTGGAGGCCGGCCTCGATGCGCTCGAGTCGGTGCAGGCCGGTCGTACGCCGCTGCGCCAGACCCTGATGCGCAAAGTGCTGCCGCCCCTCACCGCCGTGGCACTGGTGCTGGTGGTCTGGCAACTGCTGGTGTGGGCCGAGATCGCCCCCGGCTACCAGCTTCCCGCGCCGTCCGCGGTGTGGGACGAGGTGCGCGATGCCTGGCTCCAGGGCACGCTGCTCGACTACATCTGGACCAGCGCCTCGCGCGGTCTGCTCGGCTTCCTCATGGCCCTGGCCATCGGCACGCCGCTCGGCCTGCTGGTCGCCCGGCTGGGGTTCGTCCGGGCGGCCATCGGCCCCATCCTGTCCGGTCTGCAGTCGCTGCCGTCGGTGGCCTGGGTGCCGCCCGCCGTGATCTGGCTGGGCCTGAACGACTCGATGATGTACGCCGTGATCCTGCTCGGCGCGGTCCCGTCCATCGCCAACGGCCTCGTCGCGGGCATCGACCAGATACCGCCGCTGTTCCTGCGCGCCGGGCGGACACTGGGCGCCACGGGTCTGCGCGAGGCCTGGCACATCGTCATGCCGGGTGCCCTGCCCGGCTATCTGGCGGGGCTCAAGCAGGGCTGGGCGTTCTCCTGGCGGTCGCTGATGGCCGCCGAGATCATCGCCTCCTCGCCCGATCTGGGCGTCGGTCTCGGCCAGTTGCTGGAGAACGGGCGCACGAACTCCAGCATGTCGCAGGTGTTCCTGGCCATCTTCCTGATCCTGCTCGTCGGTATCGCCATCGACCTGCTGATCTTCAGCCCGCTGGAGCGGTGGGTACTGCGCGGCCGGGGCCTGCTGGTCACCCGCTGA
- a CDS encoding lysylphosphatidylglycerol synthase transmembrane domain-containing protein, whose protein sequence is MYPLPLDAPPPARPAAPAPGPSRLPLPARLRTHLPALTPAAARRLRLALSLLPLLLLAIWAAVDWHTVYTGAARLASAHPLWLLAGAFFTGLCSVASAFIRQGAVPERLPPGQLLATQFAAGAAGHALPGNIGAHAVVLRFLRGRGIPLARCTASLAMYSAVKPVAKTLVILAFLVAFPGTLRLTALLPKGETLALAGAITAVSLAAVVTLITTVRPLRRPLIGGLRTAFTDTRLVHSRPVRAFALWGGAAAFPLCQGAVVASVGSSLDLPVSWIQMVFAYLVASTAAGAVPAPGGLGPVDAALVFTLVAFGAPATLATTTVIGYRVLTVWLPLIPGTLVLSALVRAKVL, encoded by the coding sequence TTGTATCCGCTCCCGCTCGACGCGCCGCCCCCCGCGCGGCCCGCCGCCCCCGCCCCAGGCCCCTCGCGGCTCCCCCTCCCCGCCAGACTCCGGACCCACCTCCCCGCCCTCACCCCGGCCGCCGCCCGTAGGCTCCGCCTCGCCCTCAGCCTGCTGCCCCTGCTGCTGCTCGCGATATGGGCGGCGGTCGACTGGCACACGGTCTACACGGGCGCCGCCCGGCTGGCCTCCGCCCATCCCCTGTGGCTGCTGGCCGGTGCCTTCTTCACCGGCCTGTGCTCCGTGGCCTCCGCGTTCATACGCCAGGGCGCGGTGCCGGAGCGGCTCCCGCCGGGCCAGTTGCTCGCCACGCAGTTCGCCGCGGGCGCGGCCGGCCACGCGCTGCCGGGCAACATCGGCGCCCACGCGGTCGTCCTGCGTTTCCTGCGGGGCCGGGGCATACCCCTCGCCCGGTGCACCGCCTCGCTCGCCATGTACTCGGCGGTCAAACCGGTGGCCAAGACGCTGGTGATCCTCGCCTTCCTCGTCGCCTTCCCGGGCACGCTCCGCCTGACCGCACTCCTCCCGAAGGGCGAGACCCTCGCCCTGGCCGGCGCGATCACCGCCGTCAGCCTCGCCGCCGTGGTCACCCTGATCACCACCGTACGACCGTTGCGTCGGCCCCTGATCGGTGGCCTGCGCACCGCCTTCACCGACACCCGGCTCGTCCACAGCCGTCCCGTCCGCGCCTTCGCCCTCTGGGGCGGAGCCGCTGCCTTCCCCCTCTGCCAGGGGGCCGTTGTCGCCTCGGTCGGCTCCTCCCTCGACCTGCCGGTCTCCTGGATCCAGATGGTCTTCGCCTATCTGGTGGCCAGCACCGCGGCCGGCGCCGTACCCGCCCCGGGCGGCCTCGGCCCCGTGGACGCGGCCCTCGTCTTCACCCTCGTCGCCTTCGGCGCCCCCGCCACCCTCGCCACCACCACGGTCATCGGCTACCGCGTCCTCACGGTCTGGCTGCCACTGATCCCGGGCACGCTGGTCCTCTCGGCGCTGGTACGGGCCAAGGTGCTGTGA
- the ku gene encoding non-homologous end joining protein Ku, with protein MRSIWNGAISFGLVSIPIKLVNATESHSVSFRQIHLEDGGRIRYRKVCELEDREVTQGEIGKAYEDADGTMIPITDDDLAALPIPTAKTIEIEGFVPAESVDPLQVDAAYYLAANGVPAAKPYTLLREALKRSGKVAICKFALRGRERLGMLRVVDDVLAMHALLWPDEIRTTEGVAPDTGVTVRDKELDLADALMDTLGEVDLASLHDDYREAVEELIAAKASGEEPPSIPAPAPGGKVLDLMAALEKSVREAKESRGEEVAEVAPMRSRPTPKQPTGKKSTATTKTAAPSAAAKKSTAKSTAKKTTAGKTAEKKSAEKKSTAKKTTAKKTTAKKTPSRKRSA; from the coding sequence GTGCGATCCATATGGAACGGCGCCATCTCGTTCGGCCTGGTCAGCATCCCGATCAAGCTGGTCAACGCCACCGAGAGCCACTCCGTCTCGTTCCGCCAGATCCATCTGGAGGACGGCGGCCGCATCCGCTACCGCAAGGTGTGCGAGCTGGAGGACCGCGAGGTGACGCAGGGGGAGATCGGCAAGGCGTACGAGGACGCGGACGGCACGATGATCCCGATCACGGACGACGACCTCGCCGCGCTGCCCATCCCGACCGCCAAGACCATCGAGATCGAGGGGTTCGTGCCGGCGGAGAGCGTCGACCCGCTCCAGGTGGACGCCGCGTACTATCTCGCCGCGAACGGTGTTCCCGCCGCCAAGCCGTACACCCTCCTCCGCGAGGCGCTCAAGCGCAGCGGGAAGGTCGCCATCTGCAAGTTCGCCCTACGGGGGCGTGAACGGCTCGGCATGCTCCGGGTGGTGGACGACGTACTCGCCATGCACGCGCTCCTGTGGCCGGACGAGATCCGTACGACCGAGGGGGTCGCCCCCGACACGGGCGTCACCGTCCGCGACAAGGAACTCGACCTCGCCGACGCCCTCATGGACACCCTCGGCGAGGTCGACCTCGCATCGCTCCACGACGACTACCGGGAGGCAGTCGAGGAACTCATCGCCGCGAAGGCCTCCGGCGAGGAGCCCCCCAGCATCCCCGCCCCCGCGCCGGGCGGCAAGGTGCTCGACCTCATGGCGGCCCTGGAGAAGAGCGTCCGCGAGGCCAAGGAGTCCCGCGGCGAGGAAGTCGCCGAAGTCGCCCCCATGCGGTCCCGGCCCACCCCCAAACAGCCCACCGGCAAGAAGTCCACGGCGACGACGAAGACGGCCGCCCCCTCGGCCGCCGCGAAGAAGTCCACGGCCAAGTCGACGGCGAAGAAGACGACCGCGGGGAAGACAGCCGAGAAGAAGTCGGCCGAGAAGAAGTCGACGGCGAAGAAGACGACGGCCAAGAAGACCACAGCGAAGAAGACCCCAAGCCGCAAACGCTCGGCCTGA
- a CDS encoding ArsR/SmtB family transcription factor: protein MNEPQDPQVHNLDAHSLRGLAHPLRMQLLTALWRGGPATASQLAAKLGESSGATSYHLRQLAAHGFVEDAPEHGKGRERWWKAVHMGVQFDDALLKNRDPEVRGAADLFMHEVANQHTRELATWLGTRHDWSEEWNRASDMSDWTLNLTPELALELVEKTHALMESYRALAPEAGTPGTEQVRIHSHVLPTRTDREAD, encoded by the coding sequence ATGAACGAGCCGCAGGACCCGCAGGTCCACAATCTCGACGCCCACTCGCTGCGCGGACTCGCGCATCCGCTCCGTATGCAGCTGCTGACCGCCCTGTGGCGCGGCGGCCCGGCCACCGCGTCACAACTGGCCGCGAAACTGGGCGAGTCCAGCGGCGCCACGAGCTATCACCTGCGTCAGCTCGCCGCACACGGCTTCGTGGAGGACGCGCCGGAGCACGGCAAGGGCCGGGAGCGGTGGTGGAAGGCGGTCCACATGGGCGTGCAGTTCGACGATGCGCTGCTCAAGAACCGCGACCCCGAGGTGCGCGGGGCCGCCGACCTGTTCATGCACGAGGTCGCCAACCAACACACCCGGGAGCTCGCGACCTGGCTCGGCACCCGCCACGACTGGTCCGAGGAGTGGAACCGCGCCTCGGACATGAGCGACTGGACGCTGAACCTCACACCCGAGCTCGCCCTCGAACTCGTCGAAAAGACGCACGCCCTCATGGAGAGCTACCGCGCCCTGGCACCCGAAGCGGGCACCCCGGGCACCGAGCAGGTACGCATCCACTCGCACGTCCTCCCCACCCGCACGGACCGAGAGGCCGACTGA
- the ligD gene encoding non-homologous end-joining DNA ligase produces the protein MTPITEVEGHRVALSNLEKVIHPATGFTKGELLHYYATTADALLPHLHDRPVSFLRYPDGPDGQVFFAKNVPPGTPDWVTTAEVKRMEGPARMVLVQDLASLMWASNLVTEFHTPQWTAYSPDEADRLVFDLDPGTPATIVECCEVACWLRERLAADGIEAYAKTSGSKGLHLLAAVRGAPSERVTEYAKELAVEAEKAMPRRVVHRMTRSLRPGKVFVDWSQNAARKTTATPYTLRARPEPTVSAPVTWDEVEGCTSPGQLVFRAPDIAPRLQDYGDLLAPLLDRGAAHSLP, from the coding sequence ATGACGCCGATCACCGAGGTGGAGGGCCACCGGGTCGCCCTGTCCAATCTGGAGAAGGTCATCCATCCGGCGACCGGCTTCACCAAGGGCGAGCTGCTGCACTACTACGCCACGACCGCCGACGCCCTGCTGCCCCATCTGCACGACCGCCCGGTCTCCTTCCTGCGCTACCCGGACGGCCCGGACGGCCAGGTCTTCTTCGCCAAGAACGTGCCGCCCGGCACCCCCGACTGGGTCACGACCGCCGAGGTGAAGCGCATGGAGGGCCCGGCCCGGATGGTGCTGGTCCAGGATCTGGCGAGCCTGATGTGGGCCTCGAACCTCGTCACGGAGTTCCACACGCCCCAGTGGACCGCGTACTCCCCGGACGAGGCCGACCGGCTGGTCTTCGACCTGGATCCGGGGACGCCCGCGACGATCGTGGAGTGCTGCGAGGTCGCCTGCTGGCTGCGCGAGCGGCTCGCGGCGGACGGGATCGAGGCGTACGCGAAGACGTCCGGGTCGAAGGGGCTCCATCTGCTGGCGGCGGTGCGCGGGGCGCCCTCCGAACGGGTGACGGAGTACGCCAAGGAGCTGGCCGTGGAGGCGGAGAAGGCGATGCCCCGGCGCGTCGTGCACCGTATGACCCGCAGCCTGCGCCCCGGCAAGGTGTTCGTCGACTGGAGCCAGAACGCGGCACGCAAGACCACGGCCACCCCCTACACCCTGCGTGCCCGCCCCGAACCCACGGTCTCGGCCCCGGTGACCTGGGACGAGGTCGAGGGCTGCACATCCCCCGGCCAACTGGTGTTCCGGGCGCCGGACATCGCCCCCCGCCTCCAGGACTACGGCGACCTGCTGGCCCCCCTGCTCGACCGGGGCGCCGCCCATTCGCTGCCCTGA
- a CDS encoding aliphatic sulfonate ABC transporter substrate-binding protein has translation MSAARPLTTLRTIAVTAALPLLLTACGYGAESTDDAKQTKVAAGAKKLSADEVKIGYFPNLTHATALVGVQEGLLQKELGGTTIKAATFNAGPSEIEALNGGSLDIGWIGPSPAINGYTKSNGKNLRIIGGSASGGVKLVVNPDKIKSLKDVKGKKIATPQLGNTQDVAFLNWIADQGWKVDAESGKGDVSVIRSDNKVTPDLYKAGSVDGAWVPEPTASKLVAEGAKVLLDESTLWPDKKFVITNIIVRQEFLKEHPDVVEAVLRGSVKTNQWINANPEKAKASANAALKAESGKALPPEVIDPAWNSITFLDDPLAATLNTEAEHAVTAGLLEKPDLKGIYDLTLLNKVLKAEGKDEVDDAGLGAE, from the coding sequence GTGTCTGCCGCAAGACCGCTCACCACCCTGCGCACCATCGCCGTCACGGCGGCACTGCCCCTCCTGTTGACCGCCTGCGGTTACGGTGCCGAGTCCACCGACGACGCCAAGCAGACGAAGGTCGCGGCGGGCGCCAAGAAGCTCTCCGCCGACGAAGTGAAGATCGGCTACTTTCCCAACCTCACGCACGCCACCGCTCTCGTGGGCGTCCAGGAAGGCCTGCTTCAGAAGGAGCTGGGCGGCACCACGATCAAGGCCGCGACCTTCAACGCCGGCCCCTCCGAGATCGAGGCGCTGAACGGCGGCTCCCTCGACATCGGCTGGATCGGCCCCTCCCCCGCCATCAACGGCTACACCAAGTCGAACGGCAAGAACCTGCGCATCATCGGCGGTTCCGCCTCCGGCGGCGTGAAGCTGGTCGTCAACCCGGACAAGATCAAGTCCCTCAAGGACGTCAAGGGCAAGAAGATCGCCACCCCGCAGCTCGGCAACACGCAGGACGTCGCGTTCCTCAACTGGATCGCGGACCAGGGCTGGAAGGTCGACGCGGAGAGCGGCAAGGGTGACGTCTCCGTGATCCGCTCCGACAACAAGGTCACCCCGGACCTCTACAAGGCGGGCTCGGTCGACGGCGCGTGGGTACCGGAGCCGACCGCGTCGAAGCTGGTCGCCGAGGGCGCGAAGGTACTGCTCGACGAGTCGACGCTGTGGCCCGACAAGAAGTTCGTGATCACGAACATCATCGTGCGCCAGGAGTTCCTGAAGGAGCACCCGGACGTCGTCGAGGCCGTGCTGCGCGGCTCGGTGAAGACCAATCAGTGGATCAACGCCAACCCGGAGAAGGCGAAGGCTTCCGCCAACGCGGCACTGAAAGCGGAGTCGGGCAAGGCTCTGCCCCCCGAGGTCATCGACCCGGCCTGGAATTCCATCACCTTCCTCGACGACCCTCTCGCCGCCACGCTCAACACCGAGGCGGAGCACGCGGTCACGGCCGGCCTACTGGAGAAGCCCGATCTGAAGGGCATCTACGACCTCACGCTCCTCAACAAGGTCCTCAAGGCCGAAGGCAAGGACGAGGTCGACGACGCCGGTCTCGGCGCCGAGTAA
- a CDS encoding ABC transporter ATP-binding protein: protein MATTISKAPEDATAVTHAARIEHVSKSFPAPGTPGGRQLVLDDITLDVAPGEFVTLLGASGCGKSTLLNLVAGLDRPSAGTIATDGRPALMFQEHALFPWLTAGKNIELALKLRGVAGPERRAEAERLLELVRLQGAHGKRVHELSGGMRQRVALSRALAQDSRLLLMDEPFAALDAITRDVLHDELTRIWHETGLSVLFVTHNVREAVKLAQRVVLLSSRPGRIAREWTVGIPQPRRLEDSAVAELSVEITEELRREIRRHGRH, encoded by the coding sequence ATGGCCACCACGATCTCCAAGGCCCCCGAGGACGCCACGGCGGTGACACACGCCGCCCGTATCGAGCACGTCTCGAAGTCCTTCCCCGCTCCGGGCACACCCGGCGGACGGCAGCTCGTGCTGGACGACATCACGCTCGATGTCGCACCCGGCGAGTTCGTCACCCTCCTGGGAGCTTCCGGCTGCGGCAAGTCCACCCTGCTCAACCTGGTCGCGGGGCTGGACCGGCCGTCCGCGGGCACGATCGCCACGGACGGCCGGCCCGCCCTGATGTTCCAGGAACACGCACTGTTCCCGTGGCTGACCGCGGGCAAGAACATCGAGCTCGCGCTGAAACTGCGCGGGGTCGCGGGGCCGGAGCGCCGCGCCGAGGCGGAACGGCTCCTGGAACTCGTACGGCTGCAGGGCGCGCACGGCAAGCGGGTGCACGAACTGTCGGGCGGTATGCGGCAGCGCGTCGCACTGTCCCGGGCGCTCGCCCAGGACAGCCGGCTGCTGCTGATGGACGAACCGTTCGCCGCGCTGGACGCCATCACCCGTGACGTGCTGCACGACGAGCTGACCCGCATCTGGCACGAGACGGGACTGTCGGTGCTGTTCGTCACGCACAACGTGCGGGAGGCGGTGAAGCTGGCGCAGCGGGTGGTGCTGCTGTCCTCACGGCCGGGACGGATCGCCCGGGAATGGACCGTCGGCATCCCGCAGCCGCGCCGCCTCGAGGACAGCGCGGTCGCCGAACTGTCCGTCGAGATCACCGAAGAACTGCGCAGGGAGATCCGCCGCCATGGCCGGCACTGA
- a CDS encoding GAF domain-containing protein: MIPLSVAWDSIGGLVDAHERFLAGAPVDSDVRDPVLDSWKRCRSAGLEPHRLLIPYAPDLAMEDPFLHAADPVLTQLTASLAHVSMTVVLCDGQARMVQRHGGDRQLLARLDDVNFAPGFCASEAAAGTNGVGTALVERRPVYILGREHFADCLSPFACAGAPVRNPLSGRIEAILDLTCLRDDGDPAMLRLVREAAHDIEARLLEQATERERALLAAYRRAARDAPGPALWPRQPEVPPGEHGPHGHDGERLGRVDLAVLREKAEELIASPHLTLDEVALSGGRVATLLRRPVMGTAGELGVVVEARVLGGPQLRHTELRSAPTPPVGQAPVPVSALIGQMPSAPIEQAPSAPIEQAPSAPIEQAPSAPIEQAPSAPIGQMPSPPPGRTTPSAAGPASPRTTTASAVAVESPPAPAAPPPSYCTRSHRPPHRPSPSRRGPRRPGPPRTEPSAAPSATPTPTPPTAGCCSSVKPGSGGWPCWLGGGWSCCTTPGSGWGRPWTSRGPPRNSRR; the protein is encoded by the coding sequence GTGATCCCGTTGTCCGTCGCCTGGGACAGCATCGGCGGTCTCGTCGATGCCCATGAGCGCTTCCTCGCCGGTGCGCCGGTCGACTCGGATGTCCGCGACCCGGTGCTCGACTCCTGGAAGCGGTGCCGTTCCGCGGGGCTCGAACCGCATCGTCTGCTGATCCCCTACGCACCCGATCTCGCCATGGAGGACCCCTTCCTCCACGCGGCAGACCCGGTGCTCACGCAGCTCACCGCCTCCCTCGCGCATGTGAGCATGACCGTCGTGCTCTGCGACGGGCAGGCCCGTATGGTCCAGCGGCACGGCGGCGACCGGCAGCTGCTGGCCCGCCTCGACGACGTGAACTTCGCCCCCGGCTTCTGCGCCTCCGAGGCGGCCGCGGGCACCAACGGCGTCGGCACCGCGCTGGTCGAGCGGCGGCCCGTCTACATCCTCGGCCGCGAGCACTTCGCCGACTGTCTCTCCCCCTTCGCCTGCGCCGGCGCGCCCGTCCGCAACCCGCTCAGCGGCCGTATCGAGGCCATCCTCGACCTCACCTGTCTGCGCGACGACGGCGACCCCGCGATGCTGCGGCTCGTCCGCGAGGCCGCCCACGACATCGAGGCCCGGCTGCTGGAGCAGGCCACGGAGCGCGAGCGGGCGCTGCTCGCCGCGTACCGCCGGGCCGCCCGGGACGCGCCCGGCCCCGCCCTGTGGCCCCGCCAGCCCGAGGTCCCGCCCGGGGAGCACGGGCCGCACGGCCACGACGGCGAGCGCCTCGGCCGCGTCGACCTGGCCGTGCTCCGCGAGAAGGCCGAGGAACTCATCGCCTCCCCGCACCTCACCCTCGACGAGGTCGCCCTCTCCGGCGGCCGCGTCGCCACGCTGCTGCGCCGCCCGGTCATGGGCACCGCGGGCGAGCTGGGCGTGGTGGTCGAGGCCCGCGTCCTGGGCGGGCCCCAGCTGCGCCACACGGAACTGAGGTCGGCGCCGACGCCGCCGGTGGGGCAGGCGCCAGTGCCGGTGTCGGCCCTGATCGGGCAGATGCCGTCGGCCCCGATCGAGCAGGCGCCGTCGGCCCCGATCGAGCAGGCGCCATCGGCCCCGATCGAGCAGGCGCCATCGGCCCCGATCGAGCAGGCGCCATCGGCCCCGATCGGGCAGATGCCGTCGCCGCCGCCGGGACGGACGACACCGTCCGCGGCGGGACCGGCGTCACCGCGGACCACAACGGCGAGTGCGGTCGCGGTGGAGTCGCCCCCCGCCCCCGCAGCGCCCCCACCGTCGTACTGCACACGCTCGCACCGCCCTCCCCACAGGCCCAGCCCCTCCCGACGCGGCCCGCGCCGCCCCGGACCACCCCGTACGGAACCGTCGGCGGCCCCCTCGGCGACTCCGACTCCGACTCCGCCGACGGCTGGCTGCTGCTCGTCGGTGAAGCCGGGGTCGGGCGGCTGGCCGTGCTGGCTCGGCGGCGGCTGGAGTTGCTGCACGACGCCGGGGTCCGGGTGGGGACGACCCTGGACGTCACGCGGACCGCCGAGGAACTCGCGGAGGTGA